In one Aeromicrobium erythreum genomic region, the following are encoded:
- a CDS encoding CCA tRNA nucleotidyltransferase, with product MSAPSSSYDASAVRAAADAVLRDHPVLAELGGLFATAGHELALVGGPVRDALLGRRVSDLDLTTSARPDDVERLVAGWADAVWDVGREFGTLGLRKGDDQIEITTYRTDAYDPTSRKPQVAFGDTLQGDLSRRDFTVNALALRLPSAEFVDEFGGLGDLAAGVLRTPVTPEQSFSDDPLRMMRAARFVAQLGFEADAATTAAMTAMAERIEIVSAERVRDELVKLVCGREPVAGLRLLVDTGLAEHVLPELPALRLTADEHHRHKDVYEHSLTVLEQAVELEHRLEQRPDFVVRFAALVHDIGKPRTRRFLDDGTVTFHHHDVVGAKMTRKRMKALRFSNEQIAQVGLLVELHLRFHGYGSGEWTDAAVRRYVRDAGDQLERLHILTRADCTTRNRRKAQRLQRTYDDLERRIEQLAAQEELDAIRPDLDGNQIQQLLGIGPGREVGEAYRFLLDLRLDRGPLGEDLAAEALRAWWSARS from the coding sequence GTGTCCGCCCCCTCCTCGTCCTACGACGCCTCCGCCGTGCGCGCCGCCGCCGACGCGGTGCTGCGCGACCACCCCGTGCTCGCCGAGCTGGGCGGTCTGTTCGCGACAGCGGGTCACGAGCTGGCGCTCGTGGGCGGACCGGTGCGCGACGCGCTGCTCGGACGTCGGGTCAGCGACCTCGACCTGACGACGTCGGCCCGACCCGACGACGTCGAGCGTCTCGTCGCCGGCTGGGCGGACGCCGTGTGGGACGTGGGCCGGGAGTTCGGCACGCTCGGCCTGCGCAAGGGCGACGACCAGATCGAGATCACGACCTACCGCACCGACGCCTACGACCCGACGTCGCGCAAGCCGCAGGTGGCCTTCGGCGACACGCTCCAGGGCGACCTGTCGCGCCGCGACTTCACGGTCAACGCCCTCGCGCTGCGGCTGCCGTCGGCGGAGTTCGTCGACGAGTTCGGTGGACTCGGCGACCTCGCCGCCGGGGTGCTGCGCACGCCGGTGACGCCCGAGCAGTCCTTCAGCGACGACCCGCTGCGCATGATGCGGGCGGCCCGGTTCGTCGCGCAGCTCGGCTTCGAGGCCGACGCGGCCACGACGGCGGCGATGACCGCGATGGCCGAGCGGATCGAGATCGTGTCGGCCGAGCGGGTGCGTGACGAGCTGGTCAAGCTCGTGTGCGGGCGCGAGCCCGTGGCCGGGCTGCGGCTGCTCGTCGACACCGGCCTCGCCGAGCACGTGCTGCCCGAGCTGCCGGCACTGCGACTGACCGCCGACGAGCACCACCGCCACAAGGACGTCTACGAGCACTCGCTGACCGTGCTGGAGCAGGCCGTCGAGCTGGAGCACCGGCTCGAGCAGCGTCCCGACTTCGTCGTCCGGTTCGCCGCGCTGGTGCACGACATCGGCAAGCCGCGCACGCGTCGCTTCCTCGACGACGGCACGGTGACGTTCCACCACCACGACGTGGTGGGCGCCAAGATGACGCGCAAGCGCATGAAGGCGCTGCGCTTCAGCAACGAGCAGATCGCGCAGGTCGGCCTGCTCGTGGAGCTGCACCTGCGCTTCCACGGCTACGGCTCGGGGGAGTGGACCGACGCCGCCGTGCGCCGCTACGTCCGCGACGCCGGCGACCAGCTGGAGCGGCTGCACATCCTCACCCGCGCCGACTGCACCACCCGCAACCGGCGCAAGGCCCAGCGGCTGCAGCGCACGTACGACGACCTCGAGCGCCGCATCGAGCAGCTGGCCGCGCAGGAGGAGCTCGACGCCATCCGGCCCGACCTCGACGGCAACCAGATCCAGCAGCTCCTCGGCATCGGCCCGGGCCGCGAGGTCGGCGAGGCGTACCGGTTCCTGCTCGACCTGCGCCTCGACCGCGGACCGCTGGGCGAGGACCTCGCCGCCGAGGCGCTGCGCGCCTGGTGGTCGGCCCGGTCCTGA
- a CDS encoding DUF6049 family protein, which produces MNPARRVRPGPGALVRLVACALAMLLGGSLTVAVAAPAQAAVDPDVAVRITGVSPTELRDGATVTLTGTITNRGKERWTKAQAYLVIARTPFTTRQQVSDAVESQASYTGERVVELDSIDEVGTLAPGSTRPFRVRVPYAQLRVSDAEGVYPVGVQVLATAEDGTRDNAAIARATTFLPRLDRDSTRVPGGLVWPFVLPDRLGPSGTWMDAPGLAERVAPGGQLRNLLDQALSAPSGGTSLVLDPALLVAVDDLAEGRRLPRDVRLDDAQREAARTFVEDLTGLSRRVATWTLGYARPDWLALSRSDAHDRLMGTIERATSSALAQFQVSGRRVTWPTRGGTTAELIDQVRGSGDRPVIVTRDAVPDWEPRLGSVVTLRSESGPVPLFVDAGLDVGVPGGATVATLRQRLLSEAALASLERSGDAESKADAFVLVDPRWNPGDTDDDAFAGAFDPDFVSPEDLEDLMTTRRAAYGGDVASTAEARPLSQAQVTAVEQLAREGGVLAGLAVEGDDLAARTDRTSAGLLSTAWRSDRAEGLRAATGALGRVRSELGRLAVEGPPAITLSSAEGSFPLTVSNDTDTAVRVGVRISASNPALRIPDVAPVQVEAGERRTVTVQVDVGDQTSSTLTAQLISPDGTAVGRADSFNVRSSRVGVALWALMGAAGLFVLFALGRRFLRGRRAAATTPEETPTDG; this is translated from the coding sequence ATGAACCCGGCCCGACGTGTGCGTCCGGGCCCGGGAGCTCTGGTGCGCCTGGTCGCGTGCGCCCTTGCGATGCTGCTCGGCGGCTCGTTGACGGTCGCCGTCGCCGCGCCCGCCCAGGCCGCCGTCGACCCTGACGTGGCCGTGCGGATCACCGGCGTGAGCCCCACGGAGCTGCGCGACGGCGCCACCGTCACGCTCACCGGCACGATCACCAACCGCGGCAAGGAGCGCTGGACGAAGGCGCAGGCCTACCTCGTGATCGCGCGGACGCCGTTCACCACGCGCCAGCAGGTGAGCGACGCGGTCGAGAGCCAGGCCAGCTACACGGGCGAGCGCGTCGTCGAGCTCGACTCGATCGACGAGGTCGGCACCCTCGCCCCCGGCAGCACCCGACCGTTCCGCGTGCGGGTGCCCTACGCGCAGCTGCGCGTCTCCGACGCCGAGGGCGTCTACCCGGTGGGCGTCCAGGTGCTCGCGACGGCCGAGGACGGCACGCGCGACAACGCCGCGATCGCCCGCGCCACCACCTTCCTGCCGCGCCTCGACCGCGACTCGACGCGCGTGCCGGGCGGCCTGGTGTGGCCGTTCGTGCTGCCCGACCGCCTCGGCCCGTCCGGCACGTGGATGGACGCCCCCGGTCTGGCCGAGCGCGTCGCGCCGGGCGGCCAGCTCCGCAACCTGCTCGACCAGGCCCTCTCCGCGCCCTCGGGCGGCACGTCGCTCGTGCTCGACCCCGCCCTGCTGGTGGCCGTCGACGACCTGGCCGAGGGTCGGCGCCTGCCGCGCGACGTGCGTCTCGACGACGCTCAGCGGGAGGCCGCGCGCACGTTCGTCGAGGACCTCACCGGCCTGTCGCGACGGGTCGCCACGTGGACGCTCGGCTACGCCCGGCCCGACTGGCTGGCGCTCAGCCGCTCCGACGCCCACGACCGGCTGATGGGCACCATCGAGCGGGCGACGTCGTCGGCCCTCGCGCAGTTCCAGGTGTCGGGTCGCCGCGTCACGTGGCCGACGCGAGGGGGCACGACGGCGGAGCTGATCGACCAGGTGCGCGGCAGCGGCGACCGACCCGTCATCGTCACCCGCGACGCCGTGCCCGACTGGGAGCCGCGGCTCGGCTCCGTCGTCACCCTCCGGTCCGAGAGCGGGCCGGTACCGCTCTTCGTCGACGCCGGGCTCGACGTCGGGGTGCCCGGCGGCGCGACGGTGGCGACGCTGCGCCAGCGGCTGCTCAGCGAGGCTGCGCTGGCGTCGCTCGAGCGCAGCGGCGACGCGGAGTCCAAGGCGGACGCGTTCGTGCTCGTCGACCCGCGCTGGAACCCCGGCGACACCGACGACGACGCCTTCGCGGGCGCCTTCGACCCCGACTTCGTCTCGCCGGAGGACCTCGAGGACCTCATGACGACCCGTCGTGCCGCGTACGGAGGCGACGTCGCGAGCACCGCGGAGGCGCGGCCGCTCTCGCAGGCGCAGGTGACGGCCGTCGAGCAGCTGGCGCGCGAGGGTGGCGTGCTGGCGGGCCTCGCCGTCGAGGGCGACGACCTCGCCGCCCGCACCGACCGCACCTCGGCGGGTCTGCTGTCGACCGCCTGGCGCTCGGACCGAGCCGAGGGCCTGCGCGCAGCCACGGGCGCGCTCGGTCGGGTGCGCTCGGAGCTGGGCCGGCTCGCCGTCGAGGGTCCGCCCGCCATCACGCTCTCCAGCGCCGAGGGGAGCTTCCCGCTCACGGTCAGCAACGACACCGACACCGCCGTACGGGTCGGCGTGCGCATCAGCGCGAGCAACCCCGCGCTGCGCATCCCCGACGTCGCCCCGGTGCAGGTGGAGGCCGGCGAGCGACGCACGGTCACGGTGCAGGTCGACGTCGGCGACCAGACCTCGTCGACGTTGACGGCGCAGCTGATCTCGCCCGACGGGACCGCGGTGGGCCGCGCCGACTCCTTCAACGTGCGGTCGAGCCGGGTGGGCGTGGCCCTGTGGGCGCTGATGGGCGCCGCGGGGCTGTTCGTCCTGTTCGCGCTCGGCCGACGCTTCCTGCGTGGCCGACGGGCCGCCGCCACGACCCCCGAGGAGACCCCGACCGATGGCTGA